The sequence ctttgttttatgttgttttttggtatctcggccatttcaaaaccaattttcatcaaataaacttttgattccccttacaATTGTAagcttttaacatttcatgtagtggtttctaaatacagtgtatctcacaaaatgttgaaagctgaattctcaccttaaccagtactgtacagtccctttaacagtCACCTCCAATGAAGCATAAATACAACTGTACAAGGGAGTGGGGACTTTAAAATAAGGATAGAGGGGAGATTTGTTTACAGAGTGAGTTGTCCCAAACCCTTATATCAAAGATCTGGTAATCTTTGATTTGCATCCAAAAGTACATAAAACAAATGGTGAATATGCCATTTCATACAAGCAGGTTTGCAGACACAGAAAATCTTCTCGGGAACCAGAGATGATGTGCACTTGCACAACAAAATTAATCACCTGGAGTAAAGTGCAAAGCCAAGAAAAAAGATGATTTCTTACATTTTTCTGCCACTCACAAAAATGCATCTGGGCCTTGTCTCTTTCCTTCAGGTTTTCTCTTTTACTTCTTTATGTTTCATACGACAACATGCAACTTTCTCAAAGAAGTGGTTCAAGATTTCATGATAGACAACAGAAGGACTGCATCTTTCAGGTTATGGGCTGGGACAATTGTAAGtctatttttaataaaagaGAAGATTTAAGCTGTCAAACATTTGTCATagtgctttgaaaaaaaaaaatgcttataaTACATTAAAGTATTGAGTGCCTCATCTTTAGAGTGGCAAAATGTGCTGTGATGGATGGCTAGTTgagttttggtttgtttgtttgtttattctgtttctGCCTTagacaatgacaacaacataATGAAAGGCTTTTCATGTTGAGAAGCAACCATTGGATGTTGCACACAAGAGAGGAGGAATCCATACGTTAGTCTCGATAGTTGCTCCACACAACTCTGGATTGTCCATCTCTTTTGACAGTTTGTCACTTTTCCACAGTTCTCAAGCACACTCTTAAACAGATTTAGTTCACAACTCTTTTGCCTTTAAAGTCATGTGCATCAGTCTTTGAAGACAGGAGGGACCATCATACTGGGGATGACTCctgctctttccttttttgcTTGCCCAGTAAGACAGCTTCCTTGAACAACCTGATGTAGAGCTCCATGGCACTAGGTGTGTCATCATTCCCTGGGACAGGGTACGTGATCAGGTTTGGGTTGCAGTTGGAGTCCACGATGGCCACAGTGGGGATGTTCATTTTGGCTGCGTCCACCACAGCCTGGTGCTGGGCGAGGACGTCATTGAGGGTGTTGAAAAACACCAAGAGGTCTGGGAGACGTGTCCCCGGCCCCATCTGGATTTGAGCGTTGGTGAAGCACCCTTTCTGCCAGCGGCGCGTATGGGCGTACTCGCCGCACTGCCGAGCCATCTCCTCCACATCGTGCGCGAACTGCGGTGTGCGGCTTACAAAGAGAATGATGCCGCTGCGGTGAGCCATGTGCGCAGTGAAGTTGAGGGCGCTGCGCAGGAGGGGCACCGTCTGGTCAAGGTCAATGATGCACTGCTCACGCCGCGTCCCCACCAGGTACTTCTTCATGCGGGGGTCCAGCAGGCCTTCCTTGTGCCCGAGGTGGACCCGGGCCTCAAACAGGTCCCTCCTGGTGAAGAGACTCTGGAGTCCAAAGAAGTCTTCATGCTGCAGGGATTCATCACTTGTGTCAGACTTTGTCTCAACTGCAACTGCAAAAGTCAATAAACATAATATCTATATTCAAAGTCACATGCACCtataattgtattttctttcactACATTTGATATGCAGCACTGTTAACCAAATACATGCACACCAAAGTGATTACTATGTGTCATTACACCAATGACTCACAATTTCTTTGTCCATTAAGACAAGTGATGTCCGAGGGACTTAAAGAATTTACCTGATTTTTTTATGATTGGAAGTTGATTCACTCAACatatctgggccctgttttatcaaaaaatataatcgattttaaatttccttaacgCACAGGCTGCCATAAGGCATCTATAGACTAAtgattgaaatcaactttataatcaattttaactcttcataaaacagggccccaTTCTTTAAAAGCAgtcctttaaaagcagtctaaaaactcacttgtttaaagcctcaatttgactactcattacatgtacttgatatttgtatgtcctttatctccttcactttctcttccttctgcgcctagagcactctgcagagtggatttggcgctatataaatcacatcaattattattattattattatcattctaaCTTTAATTCAAATGATAGCAATCATATGCTGTTTTCTTATTTGGCTGTAACATGGTAAAAATGAACACCACTTTGGTATCAGAAAAACACAGAGCTTGAAATGTAGTCTGCAAGACACCATCTACAGTGAAAGCAGGAGGTCTCAAACACAGATAGACTCCTAAAAATGTGGTGAACATATCAAGCTTGTACACAAGTCATTTAAAGTTACAATTATCCCTTCATCTTGAGGTGACTTGAAGCCAATTTCATAGCGTAttgatcattaaaaaaaaaatcagaaaccATCAAAGGTGCTTTAGTAATACTTTGACCAACAAAATAATAGCTTCTTCATGACTTTTGCCTGTGAACACAAGATatctagttaaaaaaaaaaaaaaaaaaaaaaaaactcatggCACAAAAATACTGATCACACAATTTTCTTTCACTCTAAAGTGCAGGTACACATGTAAAACCACTTCACTTTACAATCCAGAATCTTCTTTTTGTTCACAGAATCTTCTTTTCTTCAAGGAAAACTACAGGAGCCACATGCATAAAATGTTTGCTCACCCTATGATACATGAGAGATtctaatgaaataaaaaagagccaCAAAGACTGTCAGTTATTATTCTAAAATTAATTTTCTATGATTTTACACATGTTACTGCTTCTATTTCATATTGCCATACACAACATTTCACTGAGTAGCGAGTACAAGCAAAAAATTTACGTGCAAGTAATTTGACAACTAGCTTTACAATAGCCCCAACAAGTTTAGCCAGAATTTGTATCCCTTtcgaaacaaatacatgtaggcctagcaTCAAGAAGTACACAAAACAACAGTtcccatctacatgtcaatcaaaGTTTCCATGAGGTAACTGAAGGAATTCCACAATTAACACTCTTATCTAGGTATGCTCAACTGAACCGATGGTCTTCCATCGTGTAGTTTTAAGCTTCTTTACACTCATACCATTTTATACCAACCTTCTGCATCAATTCCATGGTTGAACTCCCTTGGCTGTGCCTGAGAACAGAGACCAGCTCTCATGAAGGTACCCAGCAGATCATTCTTTTTCAAGCTTTGGTGACAAAGGACAcctgaaataaagaaattacataTTTTATAAGATAACACTTGGTATAAGTATTATAACATCAATCATTATCGGTCAATTTAATGTCACTCTGTAAGTAACTGTTTACAACTAAAAATACAAGTTTCTTAAAGAGAGAAAGACTAAAAGCTAAAAGCTAATTTTAGCTCGCATTCTGTTGCAACAAATATCACTGCTTTGTGAGTCTATACTGGAAGCTTCAAAATATCATGACTATCCTGTTCTAATTCTGACTTGAATGAAATTTCTGTCTTTCTACAGCTAGGGGTCTACATTAGAAATGATACGTAAATGATGTGTAGTATTTGCCAGCAAAATTATAAGTTACTGGGACTACAGCTACACTTGCACAATTGAGGATAACGTGTGTGACAGTGTCGGAAATCGATGTACCATTGTAGTTTCCTCTGTTTATCCCATTATACAATTATCAGCAGTCAAAGCATGCACTGTGTTCCTACCTGCATTACGAGTTAAAAAGTGCTTGAAAACTGACAGCAGGCTTGGTATCGCCATCGCCATTTGCATTTCCACAGTGTCTTCGGTC comes from Diadema setosum chromosome 17, eeDiaSeto1, whole genome shotgun sequence and encodes:
- the LOC140240450 gene encoding small ribosomal subunit protein uS2m-like — translated: MQMAMAIPSLLSVFKHFLTRNAGVLCHQSLKKNDLLGTFMRAGLCSQAQPREFNHGIDAEVAVETKSDTSDESLQHEDFFGLQSLFTRRDLFEARVHLGHKEGLLDPRMKKYLVGTRREQCIIDLDQTVPLLRSALNFTAHMAHRSGIILFVSRTPQFAHDVEEMARQCGEYAHTRRWQKGCFTNAQIQMGPGTRLPDLLVFFNTLNDVLAQHQAVVDAAKMNIPTVAIVDSNCNPNLITYPVPGNDDTPSAMELYIRLFKEAVLLGKQKRKEQESSPV